The following proteins are encoded in a genomic region of Gemmatimonadota bacterium:
- a CDS encoding Ig-like domain-containing protein: MSTRPPVMALAAVAWALVVACASMGQPPGGAKDKKAPVLLSVTPDTGALRAKVKDVVFTFDEVVSERPKTAPTLDQIVVVSPSDGPPVVDWQRTKIAIHPKKGWRPNTAYTVTLLPGLSDLSNNDIKKALFTVFSTGDSIPRGVVRGVVFDWIGQKVIAGARIEAMLGTDTTLVWLTASDSLGRFALAQTPPSAELRVRAYFDQNRNRQKDRNEPWDTVTLTLTDSARRDFYVFSHDSIPPKMSDIALVDSTALRIKFDRPINPASPLAVSQFVLLNKDSSVRAIRALYASSRFDSLAVIAKKERDDSLAKADTTKATRTARAKADSVRAVAVRDSIAQAQIDAVKASRDTVKREPAPKPARAAPVSDYVLQLVAPLKIGDTVRVHLTGAIALDGAVRKTDSKMVYRPKPAPKDTTKRAGAPGAKPGAAPSATSTPSVTKKTAADSLPAKKPSADSTAVKKATTDSSAVKKPAVDSTALKKAVADSLAAKKPPVTPIAGKPPESHTP, translated from the coding sequence GTGAGCACGCGCCCACCGGTGATGGCGTTGGCCGCGGTCGCGTGGGCCTTGGTCGTGGCGTGCGCGTCGATGGGTCAGCCACCGGGCGGCGCCAAGGACAAAAAAGCGCCGGTGTTACTGTCGGTGACGCCTGACACTGGCGCGCTGCGCGCCAAGGTGAAGGACGTAGTGTTCACCTTCGACGAAGTGGTGAGTGAACGCCCCAAGACGGCACCGACGCTCGATCAAATCGTGGTGGTGTCTCCGTCAGACGGACCGCCAGTGGTGGACTGGCAGCGCACCAAGATCGCCATTCATCCCAAGAAAGGATGGCGCCCTAACACGGCCTACACCGTCACGCTGCTCCCTGGGCTCTCGGACCTGAGCAACAACGACATCAAGAAGGCGCTGTTCACGGTATTCTCCACCGGCGATTCAATTCCCCGTGGCGTGGTGCGCGGCGTGGTGTTCGACTGGATTGGCCAAAAGGTGATTGCCGGCGCTCGCATTGAGGCAATGCTCGGCACCGACACCACACTCGTGTGGCTCACCGCCTCCGATTCGCTCGGTCGTTTTGCGCTCGCGCAAACGCCGCCGTCGGCAGAGCTGCGGGTGCGCGCCTATTTCGACCAGAATCGCAATCGGCAGAAGGATCGCAACGAACCGTGGGACACGGTGACGCTGACGCTCACCGATTCGGCGCGCCGCGACTTCTATGTGTTTTCGCACGACTCGATTCCGCCCAAGATGTCGGACATCGCGTTGGTGGATTCCACGGCGCTCCGCATCAAGTTCGACCGACCGATCAACCCGGCGTCGCCGCTCGCGGTGTCGCAGTTCGTCTTGCTGAACAAAGACTCGTCGGTACGCGCGATTCGCGCGCTTTATGCGTCCTCACGTTTTGATTCGCTCGCAGTGATCGCCAAAAAAGAACGCGACGACTCGCTCGCCAAGGCCGACACCACGAAGGCCACCCGCACGGCGCGAGCCAAGGCGGATTCTGTGCGAGCGGTGGCGGTACGCGACTCCATTGCGCAGGCGCAGATTGATGCCGTGAAAGCGTCGCGCGACACGGTCAAACGCGAACCCGCGCCGAAACCCGCCCGCGCCGCCCCAGTGTCCGACTACGTGCTGCAACTCGTCGCGCCACTCAAGATTGGCGACACTGTACGTGTGCATCTCACCGGTGCCATCGCGCTCGACGGCGCCGTGCGAAAAACCGATAGCAAGATGGTGTACCGCCCCAAGCCGGCACCCAAGGACACGACGAAACGCGCCGGCGCCCCAGGCGCAAAGCCGGGCGCTGCACCGTCGGCGACGTCGACGCCATCCGTCACAAAGAAAACCGCAGCAGATTCATTGCCCGCAAAAAAGCCGAGTGCCGACAGCACCGCGGTGAAGAAGGCAACGACAGACAGCAGCGCGGTAAAAAAACCGGCAGTCGACAGCACTGCGCTCAAGAAAGCCGTTGCCGATTCACTTGCCGCCAAAAAGCCTCCCGTGACGCCCATCGCCGGAAAACCACCGGAGTCGCACACACCGTGA
- the selA gene encoding L-seryl-tRNA(Sec) selenium transferase, which yields MTDPRRALPAVGTLLEYEGVQALLRDAPRSLVTDAARDAIEAARREPAAAPVDAAGWCAAVRAHVTRRERSTLRRAINATGVVLHTNLGRAPLAEVALDAIREVAGGFSTLEYDATTGARGSRHVHCAALLAELTGAEDALVVNNCAAALVLALNTFADGRDAIISRGELVEIGGSFRVPDIMTRSGARLVEVGTTNRTHADDYRRALSATTGAIVSVHRSNFALEGFVASVSVRDLAPVAAEGGVPLLYDFGSGLMLDLAPWGLQGEPTARDAVRAGASLVMMSGDKLLGGPQAGIMLGSKAHIGALRQNPLARALRVDKLTLAALHATLALYRDPARAVREIPALSMLTAPADGLKARAEALAAQLRGGHLNVEVVATDATVGGGAFPTARIPSYAIAADAALEPALRDHAMPIVGRVADGRLLLDLRAVAPHDDARLSARLLDASTQHASTQHASTQHASTQHATGDARPVAAP from the coding sequence GTGACCGATCCGCGTCGCGCATTGCCGGCGGTGGGCACTCTCCTCGAGTATGAGGGAGTGCAGGCCCTGCTCCGCGACGCCCCGCGTTCACTCGTCACCGACGCCGCGCGCGATGCCATTGAGGCGGCGCGCCGAGAACCCGCGGCCGCGCCAGTAGATGCGGCGGGGTGGTGTGCCGCCGTGCGCGCCCATGTGACGCGGCGCGAACGCTCGACGCTCCGGCGCGCCATCAACGCGACCGGCGTCGTACTCCACACCAACCTGGGACGCGCCCCGCTCGCGGAGGTCGCACTCGACGCCATTCGCGAGGTGGCCGGCGGATTCTCCACGCTCGAATACGACGCCACCACCGGCGCTCGCGGCTCGCGCCACGTGCACTGCGCGGCGCTCCTCGCCGAACTCACTGGCGCCGAAGATGCGCTCGTCGTGAACAACTGCGCCGCAGCGCTGGTGCTCGCGCTCAACACCTTCGCCGATGGCCGCGACGCGATCATTTCGCGCGGGGAGTTGGTCGAGATCGGCGGTAGCTTCCGCGTACCCGACATTATGACGCGCAGTGGTGCGCGACTCGTGGAAGTGGGCACCACCAATCGCACCCATGCCGACGACTATCGGCGCGCCCTCTCCGCGACCACGGGCGCCATCGTCAGTGTGCACCGCAGCAACTTCGCGCTCGAAGGGTTTGTGGCGTCAGTGAGCGTGCGCGACCTCGCGCCGGTGGCCGCTGAGGGCGGAGTGCCGCTGCTGTACGATTTCGGCAGCGGGCTCATGCTCGACCTCGCCCCATGGGGACTGCAGGGCGAGCCAACTGCGCGCGACGCGGTGCGTGCCGGTGCTTCGTTGGTCATGATGAGCGGCGACAAACTCCTCGGAGGCCCGCAGGCCGGCATCATGCTCGGGAGCAAGGCGCACATTGGGGCGCTGCGTCAGAACCCGCTGGCGCGTGCGCTACGGGTAGACAAGCTCACCCTCGCCGCACTCCACGCCACACTCGCGCTGTATCGTGATCCGGCGCGGGCCGTACGTGAGATCCCCGCGCTCTCCATGCTCACCGCACCGGCCGACGGACTGAAAGCGCGCGCAGAGGCACTGGCCGCACAGCTGCGCGGCGGTCACCTGAACGTGGAAGTCGTGGCCACCGACGCAACCGTTGGCGGGGGCGCCTTCCCTACCGCGCGCATTCCCTCGTACGCCATTGCGGCCGACGCGGCGCTAGAGCCGGCATTGCGTGACCATGCGATGCCCATTGTTGGACGCGTGGCCGACGGACGCCTGCTCCTCGACCTGCGAGCCGTTGCACCCCACGACGACGCGCGACTTTCCGCGCGCCTCCTCGATGCGTCCACGCAGCACGCATCCACGCAGCACGCATCCACGCAGCACGCATCCACGCAGCACGCGACCGGTGACGCGCGGCCGGTTGCTGCCCCATGA
- a CDS encoding HAD family hydrolase, protein MTHNPHSGVLARAQLAVTGDHLSNIREARAAVFLDRDGTLIQDVGYIKAPEQVELVNSAANAVRRLNYAMWASIIVTNQSGIARGLLTEADYRAVQARLDDLLAERGAFLDGHYFCPHHPDFGGPCECRKPGTALYTQAALELAVSLKDSVWVGDRWRDIAPALHFGGRGILVPNAATPPDDLAKAREQLEVAATLTDAVHMILHV, encoded by the coding sequence ATGACGCATAACCCGCATTCTGGCGTGCTCGCACGAGCCCAACTCGCGGTCACAGGAGACCACTTGTCAAACATTCGCGAAGCGCGCGCCGCGGTCTTTCTGGACCGCGACGGAACGCTCATTCAGGATGTGGGCTATATCAAAGCGCCCGAGCAAGTGGAGCTGGTGAACAGCGCCGCCAACGCGGTGCGTCGCCTCAACTACGCGATGTGGGCCAGCATCATCGTCACGAATCAGTCCGGCATCGCCCGCGGACTGCTCACCGAAGCTGATTATCGCGCGGTGCAGGCGCGCCTCGACGATCTGCTCGCCGAACGCGGCGCTTTTCTTGACGGCCACTACTTCTGCCCGCATCACCCCGATTTCGGCGGTCCGTGCGAATGCCGCAAGCCAGGCACGGCCCTCTACACGCAGGCCGCGCTCGAGCTCGCCGTAAGTCTCAAGGATTCCGTTTGGGTGGGTGATCGTTGGCGCGACATTGCGCCCGCGCTGCACTTTGGCGGGCGCGGCATTCTCGTACCCAACGCCGCCACGCCGCCCGACGACCTCGCCAAAGCACGCGAGCAACTGGAAGTAGCCGCGACGCTCACCGACGCCGTGCACATGATCCTGCACGTATGA
- the purN gene encoding phosphoribosylglycinamide formyltransferase: MMRLAVLASGSGSNLESILQTLASRSAPPAQVVLVASNRAQAFALERARQRHIATAVIAKPSDGAALEALLLEHRVDVVVLAGYLKLVPAEVVRRWSGAILNIHPALLPKFGGAGMYGHHVHEAVLAAGDTESGATVHLVTDEYDRGAILAQAHVPVLPGDTAQSLGARVLAAEHELYPRTLLSFVEQRAKRAS, translated from the coding sequence ATGATGCGCCTCGCGGTGCTCGCCTCGGGGAGTGGCTCGAACCTCGAGTCCATCCTACAAACGCTTGCCTCACGCAGTGCGCCGCCCGCGCAGGTCGTGCTCGTCGCCAGCAACCGCGCGCAAGCCTTTGCGCTCGAACGCGCGCGGCAACGGCACATTGCCACGGCCGTTATTGCCAAACCGTCCGACGGCGCGGCGCTCGAAGCGCTCTTGCTCGAACATCGCGTGGACGTCGTCGTACTGGCCGGCTATCTCAAACTCGTGCCCGCCGAAGTCGTGCGTCGTTGGAGTGGCGCCATCCTCAACATTCACCCAGCGCTGCTCCCGAAGTTTGGCGGCGCTGGTATGTATGGCCACCACGTGCACGAAGCCGTGCTCGCCGCCGGTGACACCGAATCCGGCGCCACCGTGCATCTCGTCACCGACGAATACGACCGCGGCGCCATTCTCGCGCAGGCGCACGTCCCGGTGCTCCCTGGCGACACCGCCCAATCACTCGGCGCGCGCGTCCTGGCCGCCGAGCATGAACTGTATCCGCGCACCTTGCTTTCCTTTGTAGAACAACGCGCCAAGCGCGCGTCCTAG
- a CDS encoding Hpt domain-containing protein, with protein MSQVPQDAESAIELLKSVGGDEMVAMMMQTFIQFAEERLAKLNEERESGNVSEVASIAHALKSSARQLGAHSMGEACAVVEHAGKTGDNDGALNGVAAIQREYAVAKTWMQALATGA; from the coding sequence ATGTCGCAAGTTCCCCAGGACGCCGAGTCGGCCATTGAGCTGCTCAAGAGCGTCGGCGGTGATGAAATGGTCGCGATGATGATGCAGACCTTCATCCAGTTTGCCGAGGAACGGCTTGCCAAGCTCAATGAGGAGCGCGAGAGCGGCAACGTCAGCGAGGTGGCCAGCATTGCGCACGCCCTCAAGTCCAGCGCCCGCCAACTCGGCGCGCACTCTATGGGCGAGGCCTGTGCCGTGGTCGAGCACGCCGGCAAAACAGGGGATAACGACGGCGCGCTGAATGGCGTGGCCGCCATTCAGCGCGAATATGCCGTGGCCAAGACCTGGATGCAGGCCTTGGCGACTGGAGCCTAG
- the purH gene encoding bifunctional phosphoribosylaminoimidazolecarboxamide formyltransferase/IMP cyclohydrolase — protein sequence MPRALLSVSDKTGLTDFASALHTLGWELLSTGGTAKAIRDAGIPCADVSAVTQFPEMLDGRVKTLHPAVHGGLLARRDLPEHMAAIAAHGIQPIDLVCVNLYPFRATARRAGVAPHEVIEQIDIGGPSMIRSAAKNFDSVYTVVDPADYERVLASITAGATSADAGDLRRALAAKVFEHTASYDAAIARWFAAQRGDRFPERLTIALEHQQSLRYGENPGQNAAFYVDEPGAGLGALRQLGGKELSFNNFLDLEGALLASDPFAGETACAIVKHTTPCGLATGSSAVEAYKKALACDPTSAFGSVIAFTVPVDVEAAKAVASLFVECVVAPKFEPDALAILLEKKNLRVLEGTATVPAGSFDLKTVRGGVLVQERASARLDDADWQVVSERKPTAAEYKDLLFAWRAVASVKSNAIVLARDGATIGIGAGQMSRVDAAFLAAHKATAASHTTAGSSLGSDAFFPFRDGIDQAAAAGVTAIVQPGGSVRDADVIAAANEHGIAMIFTGRRTFRH from the coding sequence ATGCCACGCGCCCTGCTCTCCGTTTCCGACAAAACCGGCCTCACCGACTTCGCTTCGGCTCTGCACACGCTCGGCTGGGAGCTACTCTCCACTGGCGGCACCGCCAAGGCGATTCGCGACGCCGGCATTCCGTGCGCCGACGTGAGCGCCGTGACGCAGTTCCCCGAGATGCTCGACGGGCGCGTGAAGACGCTCCACCCCGCCGTGCATGGTGGCCTGCTCGCGCGACGCGATTTGCCCGAACACATGGCCGCAATCGCGGCCCACGGCATTCAGCCTATCGATCTCGTCTGCGTGAACCTCTATCCGTTCCGCGCCACCGCGCGCCGAGCTGGCGTGGCACCGCACGAAGTGATTGAACAGATCGACATTGGCGGACCATCGATGATTCGCTCGGCGGCCAAGAACTTTGATAGCGTCTACACCGTGGTGGACCCCGCGGATTACGAGCGCGTGCTTGCCTCCATCACCGCCGGCGCGACGAGCGCTGATGCCGGCGATCTGCGCCGAGCCCTCGCCGCCAAGGTCTTTGAACACACGGCGTCGTACGACGCCGCGATTGCACGCTGGTTTGCCGCACAGCGCGGCGACCGGTTCCCCGAGCGTCTCACGATTGCGCTCGAACACCAGCAGTCGCTGCGGTATGGCGAGAACCCCGGCCAGAATGCCGCGTTCTATGTTGACGAACCGGGCGCCGGACTCGGCGCCCTGCGTCAGCTTGGTGGCAAGGAACTTTCGTTCAATAATTTTCTCGACCTCGAAGGCGCGCTGCTCGCCTCCGATCCGTTTGCAGGCGAAACGGCCTGCGCGATCGTCAAGCACACCACCCCGTGCGGCCTTGCCACGGGAAGTTCTGCGGTGGAAGCCTACAAGAAGGCGCTCGCCTGCGATCCCACCAGCGCCTTCGGCTCGGTGATTGCGTTTACGGTGCCGGTGGACGTGGAAGCCGCAAAGGCCGTAGCCTCGCTCTTTGTGGAGTGCGTGGTGGCACCCAAGTTCGAGCCCGATGCGCTCGCCATTCTGCTTGAGAAAAAGAATTTGCGCGTGCTCGAAGGTACGGCCACGGTGCCCGCGGGCTCGTTTGACCTCAAGACCGTGCGCGGCGGCGTGCTGGTGCAGGAGCGCGCCAGCGCCCGCCTCGACGACGCCGACTGGCAGGTGGTATCGGAGCGCAAACCGACGGCTGCCGAATACAAGGATCTCCTGTTTGCGTGGCGTGCGGTGGCGAGCGTGAAGTCGAATGCCATCGTGCTTGCCCGCGACGGCGCGACTATTGGCATTGGCGCCGGGCAGATGTCGCGCGTGGACGCCGCGTTCCTTGCGGCGCACAAGGCCACCGCCGCCAGCCACACCACCGCGGGCTCCTCGCTCGGTTCGGACGCCTTCTTCCCCTTCCGCGACGGCATCGACCAAGCCGCCGCAGCTGGGGTCACGGCCATCGTGCAGCCCGGTGGCTCGGTGCGTGACGCCGACGTCATTGCCGCGGCCAACGAACACGGCATTGCCATGATCTTTACCGGCCGGCGCACCTTCCGGCACTAG
- a CDS encoding response regulator → MDDEELNVRLIVLALKDQYTILTATNGLDALRIMKEQLPDLVLLDFMLPDIDGLEVSRQARADPTLVDIPIVFVTVVADSARQTAALQMSAVDYVIKPFNLTHLRLRVRNQLEIKLQRDTIRALNGDLESRNAELQRTLARVLEQEAIIVSMALASVSGAKKGPSTPSGTPDASTV, encoded by the coding sequence GTGGATGACGAGGAGCTGAACGTCCGGCTGATTGTCCTCGCCCTCAAGGATCAGTATACGATCCTGACCGCCACCAACGGGCTCGACGCCCTGCGCATCATGAAAGAGCAACTGCCGGATTTGGTGTTGCTCGATTTCATGTTGCCAGACATCGACGGACTCGAAGTGTCCCGACAAGCTCGCGCTGACCCAACCCTCGTAGACATTCCCATCGTCTTCGTGACGGTCGTGGCGGACTCCGCACGGCAGACGGCCGCGTTGCAGATGAGCGCCGTCGACTACGTGATAAAGCCCTTCAACCTCACGCATCTGCGGCTCCGCGTGCGCAATCAGCTGGAGATCAAGCTGCAGCGGGACACGATTCGCGCCCTGAACGGCGACCTGGAATCGCGCAACGCGGAGTTGCAGCGCACGCTGGCTCGGGTGCTCGAACAGGAAGCCATCATCGTTTCGATGGCGCTCGCGTCTGTATCAGGCGCGAAGAAGGGCCCGAGCACACCCAGCGGTACGCCTGACGCGAGCACAGTCTGA
- a CDS encoding DUF2723 domain-containing protein, whose amino-acid sequence MTTSARTELDYRPSYLAAAIAAGMVMILYILTLSPETAMWDTSEYISAAYVLGIPHPPGNPFFVLLGRVFTLLPIAPTIAMRVNLLAALSSAVSAGMWFLITERVLVGWFTQRWQRIAGGALAALIGGTAFTVWSQSVVNEKVYTVSLAGLAIIAWLTVRWCDDPDGPKADRTLVLIAYILGLGYAVHMAGILAMPAVGLAVLIRRPKWILRWQLLLACAAAMFVGGSSFATQPIRAAHFPAVNEGEPTACRAGLNVNCTFSKGTYDAFMYNFNRGQYGKPELSERQAPLSAQIGMWWLYFKWQWVRDAHGEHVALQLALASVFLVLGLLGGWVHWKRDPRSFAFFGPLMFTLTLGLIYYLNFKYGASQDPELGDTVNREVRDRDYFYLWSFSAWSVWASLGLIYVWESLAAIIGREKHVLGRETIELPTNRAWALTAPVLVLAFVPLFANWQSSTRRGQTDTADFAIDMLNSVEPYGILVTVGDNDTFPLWYAQEVLGVRKDVLIANTSLLNTDWYTRQMIRRPVYDYDEAKGPAVYRGQKWIKPTGSPMEITMDQADAVPLGQEIREPQMFQVGNIHAVVQPRFLARADIFVLQMIKDAKRTVYFSRTSGSYGSELGLSNYLVTQGLARKLMRDSVVAGADVMKVSPEGWVDVTRTGALVKELRAPASLIRKNEWVDRPSVGIPYLYVSTAYLLSEAYRLQGNATESAAMMKQARAVARATQLDRELFGPESAEPAPVIPSDSAKKTTVPVKPKP is encoded by the coding sequence ATGACGACATCGGCCCGCACGGAACTCGACTATCGCCCGTCCTATCTCGCCGCAGCCATCGCGGCGGGGATGGTGATGATCCTGTACATCCTCACCCTCTCGCCCGAAACGGCGATGTGGGACACGAGCGAGTACATCTCCGCCGCCTACGTGCTCGGCATTCCGCATCCGCCGGGGAATCCGTTCTTCGTGCTGCTCGGGCGTGTGTTCACGCTGTTGCCCATCGCTCCTACGATCGCGATGCGCGTGAACCTCCTTGCCGCGCTCTCCAGTGCTGTGAGCGCAGGGATGTGGTTCCTCATCACAGAGCGCGTGCTCGTGGGCTGGTTCACGCAGCGCTGGCAGCGCATTGCCGGCGGCGCGTTGGCCGCGCTGATTGGCGGCACCGCGTTTACCGTGTGGTCGCAGTCGGTGGTGAATGAGAAGGTGTACACGGTGTCGCTCGCTGGGCTCGCGATCATTGCATGGCTCACGGTGCGCTGGTGCGACGATCCGGACGGCCCCAAGGCCGACCGCACGTTGGTACTCATTGCCTACATCCTTGGACTCGGCTACGCGGTGCACATGGCCGGCATTCTTGCGATGCCCGCCGTAGGCCTCGCCGTGCTGATTCGTCGTCCCAAATGGATTCTCCGCTGGCAGCTGTTGCTGGCGTGCGCCGCCGCGATGTTCGTGGGCGGCTCGAGCTTTGCCACGCAGCCCATTCGCGCCGCGCACTTCCCCGCCGTGAACGAAGGCGAACCGACGGCCTGCCGCGCGGGGCTCAACGTCAACTGCACGTTCTCGAAGGGCACCTACGACGCGTTCATGTACAACTTCAACCGCGGCCAGTACGGCAAGCCCGAGTTGAGCGAGCGTCAGGCACCGTTGAGCGCGCAGATCGGCATGTGGTGGCTCTACTTCAAGTGGCAGTGGGTGCGTGACGCCCACGGCGAGCATGTGGCGCTCCAATTGGCGCTGGCGTCGGTGTTCCTCGTGCTCGGCCTGCTCGGCGGGTGGGTGCACTGGAAGCGAGACCCACGCAGCTTTGCGTTCTTTGGGCCGCTCATGTTCACGCTCACGCTCGGCCTCATCTACTATCTGAACTTTAAGTACGGCGCGAGTCAGGACCCGGAACTCGGCGACACCGTGAACCGAGAAGTGCGCGATCGAGATTACTTCTATTTGTGGAGTTTCTCGGCGTGGAGCGTGTGGGCCTCGCTCGGCCTCATCTATGTATGGGAATCGCTGGCCGCGATCATTGGTCGCGAGAAGCACGTCCTCGGCCGCGAGACGATTGAACTGCCAACGAATCGCGCCTGGGCGCTGACCGCGCCGGTGCTGGTGCTGGCCTTTGTGCCACTGTTTGCCAACTGGCAGTCGTCCACGCGCCGTGGGCAAACCGACACCGCTGATTTTGCCATTGACATGCTTAACTCCGTTGAGCCGTACGGCATTCTCGTGACGGTGGGCGACAACGACACCTTCCCGCTCTGGTATGCTCAGGAAGTGCTCGGCGTGCGCAAGGACGTGCTCATTGCCAACACCTCGCTGCTCAACACCGATTGGTACACGCGGCAGATGATTCGCCGTCCCGTATACGATTATGACGAGGCCAAGGGGCCTGCGGTGTATCGCGGACAGAAGTGGATCAAGCCCACCGGCTCGCCGATGGAAATCACGATGGATCAGGCCGACGCTGTACCGCTCGGCCAGGAAATTCGTGAGCCACAAATGTTCCAGGTGGGGAACATCCACGCGGTGGTGCAGCCACGATTCCTCGCGCGTGCCGACATTTTTGTGCTCCAGATGATCAAGGACGCCAAGCGGACGGTGTACTTCAGCCGTACGTCTGGCTCGTATGGCTCGGAGCTCGGGCTCTCGAACTATCTCGTCACGCAGGGGCTCGCGCGCAAGCTGATGCGCGACAGCGTCGTGGCCGGCGCGGACGTGATGAAAGTATCGCCCGAAGGCTGGGTGGACGTCACTCGCACCGGCGCGCTTGTGAAGGAACTCCGTGCGCCGGCGTCGCTGATCCGCAAGAACGAGTGGGTGGACCGCCCGTCGGTGGGGATTCCCTACCTGTACGTGTCCACCGCGTACCTGCTCTCGGAGGCGTACCGGTTGCAGGGGAACGCCACCGAATCGGCGGCGATGATGAAACAGGCACGAGCCGTGGCGCGTGCCACGCAGCTCGATCGCGAGTTGTTTGGTCCGGAGTCAGCGGAGCCGGCGCCAGTGATTCCGAGCGACTCGGCCAAGAAGACGACCGTGCCCGTCAAGCCAAAGCCGTAG